TCCAAATGGACGTGAAATCAACATTCCTCCAAGGAGATTTGAAAGAAGAGGTATTTATCGATCAACCTCCTGGTTATGTAAAACTTGGCAATGAGCATAAAGTGTATAAGTTAAAGAAAGCTCTATATGGATTAAAACAAGCTCCACGGGCTTGGTATAATCGTATAGaaacttattttttgaaagaaggATTTCAAAAATGTCCTTATGAACATACACTTTTCATAAAAGTTAAGGATGGAGGAAAGATGCTCATTGTTTGCTTATATGTAGATGATCTAATCTATATTGAAAATAATACAGCCATGTTTGAAAGCTTTAAGAAATCTATGATGGTTGAATTTGAAATGTCTAATCTTGGTATGTTGCATTACTTCCTTGGCATAGAAGTAGTGCAATCAGCTAATGGGATCTTTATTTCTCAAAAGAAGTATGTGCAAGATGTTTTAGACAAGTTTCAGATGAAGGATTGCAATCCTGTAAGCACTCCAACTGAGTTGGCTTGAAGCTAAACAAAGATCATGAAGGGAAGAAGGTGGACAGTACACTTTACAAGCAAATTGTTGGCAGTTTGATGTATTTAACTACAACAAGGCCAGACATAATGTATTCTGTGAGTTTAATAAGTAGATATATGGAGAATCCAACAAAAATACACTTGTTAGCTGCTAAGAGAATCCTTCGTTACTTGCAAGGAACAAGAGATTTTGGGCTGTTCTACAAGAAGGGTGAAAAGTCAGACTTGCTTGGGTTTACTGACAGTGATTATGCTGGAGATCAAGATGATAGAAGGAGCACTTCGGACTATGTTTTCATGTTAGGAACAGGAGTTGTTTCATGGTCATCAAAGAAGCAACCAATCGTCACATTGTCAACCACTGAAGCTGAATTTGTTGTAGCAACAGCTTGTGCTTGTCAAGCTATTTGGCTGAAGAAGATACTTGAAGAATTGCAGTTCAAAGAAGATGGGCCTATTCTTATTTACTGTGACAACAGCTCAGCAATAAAGCTCTCAAAGAATCCTGTTCTACATGGTCGAAGCAAGCATATAGATGTGAAGTATCATTTCTTGAGGGATCTCACAAATGATGGAGTTATTAATTTGGTTTACTGTAGAAGTGAAGACCAAGTTGCAGATATTCAGACCAAGCCTCTCAAGTTGGCTACATTTGTGAAGCTACGTGGTCTACTTGGAGTGTGTTCACATGCTGCCGCAAAGGAAGACTTTGTAGAGGgttgattttttccttttaaactgATTTCTGCAGATTTCAGTTTAAGGGAGGGTGTTAagatttaatgttttattttataatatttaattggaAGTATCTTTGGATATTTGGTAGTTTGACCGAGTCTATAGGATATTTGGTTATTTGATCTCAGCCAGATTTCATGGCTGTGAAGTGTCTCACGTTGCTATCCTAGTTTGTAGGAGTTGTGGATAGTGCTTTCCTATTTTATAGTAGTTGTGGTTAATGCTAGATAAAGTGTTGTGATGTTAAGCCTATTTATAGGCTCTTTTGTTTATCAATAATATTCAGCTTTTATCATTCAACAAGTCCCTTTCTgccatttgtttttctttgtatcAGAGTCCTGTGTTGGCACATCTCTTTTGTATATTGTTTTTCCTTAACTCCGTTTCAGTGTCACGTCCCTTTtgctttctgttttttttttcttaactctgTATCATGCCCAACTATCAACACCCCAGATTTAACCATTTACGGCCAACATCAATATCCAAACCATTGAAGGTTGAAAAACTCAACAACCCAAGACCGAAACCCCTCAACTACCAGAAATTGGTTTTGCCATTTATAATCAAACAGTGCATTCAAAACCACAAGGCCTAGATCTGTTCGCCGATATCGAATCCCAATCACCCATCACAAAGTGAGTGGAGGTAGATATGTTCCGGTGAGTTATCGGAATGGATGAAACCCACTTCTCCTCCTCGCGTCATCCACGGTGACGTACTCCGCATCCATGGTTCCCCTTAGGCATCTGATGTCAAATCCTCGCATGAAGCCACCGATGTCCCCTCTTGCTCCACCATGCTCAACCACGGTTAttggtgtaaggttgaatttattcaaccatctaattggctttattccgtgccaaatttgcttgtaattcagcatttagtaaccctgtatttaggtgggtttgttgtaagggtagtgagtgagatagagtgaagtttgctcaagagtgtgcaagaaaacagagtgtcgcggctgggactcgcgggtggactcgcggctgcaagtcgccagaagctgcacacgtgccaagcatgctggaagatgaacagtcatgctagctggagcactacaggacaaaacaagacaactggccatacggttaactcgcgactggatctcgcgacttggtcaagccgcgaggtcaagccgcgagccacccctgttttggaaaaacctgacgtttcacattcctcttcactccagtataaatacccttttaacccacgattgaaagagagcttccagagagaattttgagagagaaaccctaaagaaaaacaagattgtttcacacacaatccctaccttagagtctcatcaaaatccctcctctccattgtcaaatccttgagaggcattataccaaacctggttctcaccatcatcatctctgtgagacagtcgtttggagttctgggaagcagttaggaaggagccaatcttcattggttgatgctatggtctagtagcggaatccgggaaactagaaaagaaaaaggttcggcgcaacctcgttggagcaagaagcttggagggcttaggtgcactgggtagattaggcttggagggtctattgctgtccttgtatcccaactgtattttctagtggattgattaccgcttggagggcggcggagaggtttttcgccgaggtcttcggtttcctcttcgataacacatcgggtgttatctttgtgtttgcatcttccttcctctctatctctgccttta
The sequence above is drawn from the Quercus robur chromosome 7, dhQueRobu3.1, whole genome shotgun sequence genome and encodes:
- the LOC126690878 gene encoding secreted RxLR effector protein 161-like, with the translated sequence MYLTTTRPDIMYSVSLISRYMENPTKIHLLAAKRILRYLQGTRDFGLFYKKGEKSDLLGFTDSDYAGDQDDRRSTSDYVFMLGTGVVSWSSKKQPIVTLSTTEAEFVVATACACQAIWLKKILEELQFKEDGPILIYCDNSSAIKLSKNPVLHGRSKHIDVKYHFLRDLTNDGVINLVYCRSEDQVADIQTKPLKLATFVKLRGLLGVCSHAAAKEDFVEG